The Terriglobales bacterium genomic sequence CTCACCATCACGGCAGCAAGGCCATTAGCAAAGGCGTCAGTCGAACTCGAGCCCGCACTGCTCAAGCTCGAATCAGACCGTCTGCTGGTGGGATGTGGAGGATCAACAGCGATAGAACTGCTTGAGGTTCAGCCCGAAGGCAAGAAGCGCATGTCGATTAAGGATTTCATCAATGGTTATCGTCCCAAACCAGCCGAGAAATTGGGTCAGCCGGCGACAGAATCTGCGCCCGCAAAAACCCAAGCCTGAATTCTGACATGCCACACGCTCAGCGCCTCTCTTACACGGCGGATCGCAGATCGGGTCCTCAAAATTGTTAAGCCCGGCCCGATCTGCGGCATTCGATATCCTGCTCAAGGTTGAGCAGCAGAAGGCCTACGCGTCCGAGCTGCTGAATTCTGCGCGTCTCGCCCACCTCTCTTCTGCGGACCGCGCCCTATGCACAGAGCTGGTGATGGGAGTGCTCCGCTGGCAGTCCCGGCTCGACCACACATTGGCTGATCTGGTCTCCAAGCCGGTCGCGAAACTCGACCCCGAGGTGTTGCTGGCGTTGCGCCTGGCTGTGTATCAGATCATGTTTTTACAACGCATTCCTGCCCACGCTTCGGTGAACGATAGCGTGGAGCTGGTTAAGCGGAAACGTAAGCGCTCAGCTGCGCCATTCGTAAATGCCGTTCTGCGCAAGCTCGCAGCCAACCCGATCTCCGCCGAACCAGTGCTGGCTCCTGGGCCAACGACCGTCCCCGATCTTGTTCAAATTTACGCTCATCCTCTCTGGCTGGTCGACCGCTGGGCGGTCCGCTATGGCTTGGAACGAGCTGCCGCCATCTGCGCCTACGATCAGAAGGTGCCGCCCACATCTATTCGATTGCTCGATCCTTCGGCTGAGCGTGAGCTGATGGGGGCGGGCATTGAGATTTCGCCGGGGCTTCTGATGCAATCCGCACGTCGCATCGTCGCCGGCGATGTCACCTCGACCACGGCTTTCCGTGACGGTCGCATCACGATACAGGATGAAGGCTCACAGCTCGTCGCTCACGTGGTCGCGGCCGGAAATCGCATCCTGGATTGCTGCGCCGCGCCCGGAGGCAAGACAATTCTGCTGGCTGCCCGCAACCCCAACGCTCAAGTGATCGCCGCCGAGTTGCATCCCCAGCGGGCCTCCGCCATGCAGGCGCGAGTAGCCCATTTGTCTTCCTCGCTCGCAGTCCGCGACCGCATCCGAATCGTTGCGGCCGATGTTACCCGGCTGCCTTTTGCAACTTCTTTCGACAGCATTCTTGCAGACGTCCCATGTTCTGGCACCGGCACGCTGGCCCGCCATCCTGAAATAAAGTGGCGTCTCACCCTCGACGATCTTGCCGATCTCCACTCCCGCCAAATTTCCATTCTCACCTCGGCACTGGATCGGCTTTCGCCCGGCGGGTGCCTGCTCTACTGCAGCTGTTCCCTGGAGCCGGAAGAGAATGAGGAAGTCGTGCGTGAGGTCCTGCGGCAGAAACCGGACTTCCGGCTTGTCGATTGCAAGCCAGAGCTGACGCGCCTGCGCCAATCCGGTGAGCTGATCTGGCCTGACCTCGACTCGCTGCTCGATGGCTCCTCTGTAAGAACATTTCCCGGAATCCATCCCTGCGATGGCTTTTTCGCCGCAATGATAATGATGCCAAGTGTCCGCCAGCGCTAAACCACAGACGATCATGCTGAGCGAAGCGACGCATCTGTGCTTTTATCCGGCGCCGACATTCTGTTTCCCTCGCCGCCTGAACTCGAGCAAGCCCAAACAAAAGGGCGCCAAACCGACCGACTACCCGAGGAAGAAATCCATTGCCTCAGCGACTGACTTCCAGGGTGACACTCGAGCCGGCAAAAACCTTCTGTCCTGCCGGCGGGTATTGCTTGATCACCATGGTAGGAGCCGCAATCGGCTCGGGAGCAGGCTCGGGAAAGATTTGCTGCCCGATTGCGTCCGCACCACTCACCTTACCCAGTTTCAGTCCCCCGGCCTCGATCGCGGCCGCCGCTTCCACCAGCGGACGCCCCACGAAATTCGGCATCACCAGCGCCTCCGGCAGCTCTGGAGCGCCGACCAGCAGGCTTACTTTGGGCGACGCTACCTGCGCGTTCGCCGCTGGACTCTGTGCTGCTATTTCGTCCGGCGAAATGCCGGGCAAAGCGATCACCGCTACAGTTCCCAATTCCAGCCCGCGCTGCCTTAGATTGAGCTCCGCCGCGCGCATGCTTTCTCCCACCACATCGGGGATAGTAGACCGTTGCGGGCCCAGACTCACTGCTAGCTGTACCCGCCAGCCCCGCCGCACTTTGCTTCCTGCTGGCGGTACCTGCGACATAATCTGTCCCTCCGCCACATCTGGACTGTAGAATTTCCCCTCCATCTGCAGCAGTAATCCTTTCGCTTGCGCCGCGCGTTCTGCTTCCTTGGAAGCCATGCGCACGAAGTTGGGCACGCTGACTTCTCCACCGTGGATGGCCAGGCGCATCGCCGTAAGTGCGGAGAGCACGGCTACCGAGATCAGCACAAGCCCCAGCGGGACAATCTGCAGTAATCGTCGCATCGGAGGAGAAGCCGATTGTATCGTGCCAGCATGAAAGCGGTTGGTGATTGGCTGAGGGGCATGATGAAATACTGTTTAGGCACAGCAGGATTTTTTCAGCTGCTGCAGCGAACTGGAGAATGAACACGAATCTTACGGAGCAGGCTGCTCTCTTTCGCAAACTCCCGTCGGTGGATGAACTGCTGCGCCACCCGGAGATAGCGACTCTGGTCGCCCGTGAGGGCCACGCCGCGGTAACCGAGGCCTCCCGGACAGTGCTCGCCAAGTTGCGCGAGGAGATCTCGGCTGGCCGCCTCGATCAGGCTACGGTTGACCTTGCACTCACGGGTGTAGCTGCAGCCGTCGAACGCCAGTTACGGCAGTCGCTTCGTCAGTCTCTTCGCCCCGTGATCAATGCCACCGGGGTGATTCTGCACACCAATCTTGGACGTGCGCCATTGTCGCAAGCTGCGCTGGAAAACATCCAGCAGACAGCGAGAACCTACTCCAATCTTGAATTCAACCTCGAGGCGGGAGAGCGTGGCAAGCGCGACGTCCACGCAGATCGACTGTTTGCGCGCTTGCTGGCGGCAGGAAGCACTGCCGCACCCATCTCCACCATTGTGGTCAACAACAATGCCGCTGCCGTATTTCTTGCCCTTAACACGCTGGCCGACGGATTCGAGGTCATTGTTTCGCGGGGTGAGTTGGTTGAGATCGGAGGCTCCTTTCGCATTCCCGACGTGATGGCAAAATCGCACGCCGTCCTGAAAGAAGTCGGGACCACGAATCGTACGCGCATTTCGGATTATGAGCGCGCCATCGGTGAACGCACTCGCCTGCTTCTGCGTGTCCACCGATCAAATTTTCAGATCACTGGCTTCACCGAACAGCCCGCCCTGGAAGAGCTGGTTGCGCTGGGACGCAGCCATGGCATCCCCGTGATGGAGGACCTGGGCAGTGGCGCGCTGTTTGACCTTCGCTCCGTCGGAATCCAGGGCGAGCCTGGCGTAACCGAGAGTCTTCAGGCAGGCATCGACATTCTGACTTATAGCGGTGACAAGCTGCTCGGCGGGCCACAGGCCGGAATCATCAGCGGCCGGAAGGATCTGGTCGCGCGCATCCGCTCTAATCCCCTGTTCCGCGCTTTGCGTGTCGACAAGCTTACGTACGCCGCCCTGGAAGCCACCCTGCTCGCATACCTGCGCCAGGATTACGATGCCATCCCCGCCATTCGCCTGATGCGTGTGCCGCTGGCGGATATCGCCCGTCGAATCGAAGTCGTCCTCACTCTGCTCAAACCTTCCGCGCCCAGCCTGACGGCGGAAACGATCGATGGGGAGTCGGTGGTCGGTGGCGGCGCCGCGCCCGCTTCCACTCTGCCCACCCGCCTTCTGGCTATTGCTTTGACGAGCATGAGCGCGGGGGATCTGGCATCACGTCTGCGCCTCAATGATCCACCCATCATTGCCCGGGTTGACGAAGGTCGCCTGCTCATCGATCTGCGCACAGTTTTCCCCGAGCAGGACCAAGCCCTCTCTCAAGCACTCATTGACATCGCGAGAACTTGAGCCGTTTTGGGCGTGAGGGGAAGTCCCCAGATCCGGGGTCCCCGACGAGACCATTATCCGCTCCTTGGGGTGTGAGGCGAAATCCCGAGCGCAACGAAGAATTCTTTTTGCTGCCGCAAACGAAAAGGGCTGCTTTTCGCAGCCCTTAGTCGCGCGATCAGAGAAGCTACTTACCGCGGC encodes the following:
- the rsmB gene encoding 16S rRNA (cytosine(967)-C(5))-methyltransferase RsmB; amino-acid sequence: MLSPARSAAFDILLKVEQQKAYASELLNSARLAHLSSADRALCTELVMGVLRWQSRLDHTLADLVSKPVAKLDPEVLLALRLAVYQIMFLQRIPAHASVNDSVELVKRKRKRSAAPFVNAVLRKLAANPISAEPVLAPGPTTVPDLVQIYAHPLWLVDRWAVRYGLERAAAICAYDQKVPPTSIRLLDPSAERELMGAGIEISPGLLMQSARRIVAGDVTSTTAFRDGRITIQDEGSQLVAHVVAAGNRILDCCAAPGGKTILLAARNPNAQVIAAELHPQRASAMQARVAHLSSSLAVRDRIRIVAADVTRLPFATSFDSILADVPCSGTGTLARHPEIKWRLTLDDLADLHSRQISILTSALDRLSPGGCLLYCSCSLEPEENEEVVREVLRQKPDFRLVDCKPELTRLRQSGELIWPDLDSLLDGSSVRTFPGIHPCDGFFAAMIMMPSVRQR
- a CDS encoding PASTA domain-containing protein, which produces MRRLLQIVPLGLVLISVAVLSALTAMRLAIHGGEVSVPNFVRMASKEAERAAQAKGLLLQMEGKFYSPDVAEGQIMSQVPPAGSKVRRGWRVQLAVSLGPQRSTIPDVVGESMRAAELNLRQRGLELGTVAVIALPGISPDEIAAQSPAANAQVASPKVSLLVGAPELPEALVMPNFVGRPLVEAAAAIEAGGLKLGKVSGADAIGQQIFPEPAPEPIAAPTMVIKQYPPAGQKVFAGSSVTLEVSR
- the selA gene encoding L-seryl-tRNA(Sec) selenium transferase → MNTNLTEQAALFRKLPSVDELLRHPEIATLVAREGHAAVTEASRTVLAKLREEISAGRLDQATVDLALTGVAAAVERQLRQSLRQSLRPVINATGVILHTNLGRAPLSQAALENIQQTARTYSNLEFNLEAGERGKRDVHADRLFARLLAAGSTAAPISTIVVNNNAAAVFLALNTLADGFEVIVSRGELVEIGGSFRIPDVMAKSHAVLKEVGTTNRTRISDYERAIGERTRLLLRVHRSNFQITGFTEQPALEELVALGRSHGIPVMEDLGSGALFDLRSVGIQGEPGVTESLQAGIDILTYSGDKLLGGPQAGIISGRKDLVARIRSNPLFRALRVDKLTYAALEATLLAYLRQDYDAIPAIRLMRVPLADIARRIEVVLTLLKPSAPSLTAETIDGESVVGGGAAPASTLPTRLLAIALTSMSAGDLASRLRLNDPPIIARVDEGRLLIDLRTVFPEQDQALSQALIDIART